TGAATCGTGATGATTTTGTCCAAACCACTAAAAAAGCTGAACGTGAACTCGCTCAATGATGATGGTTCTTGAGTGATTACTCAGCTATTTTCTTTTATCACTCATCTTGATAGCCATCTGATCGACGCTAGCTCAACCTATGGCGCAGCTGTCTATGGCATATTGTTTCTGATTATTTTTTGTGAAACAGGTCTCGTGATTTTCCCTTTTCTACCGGGCGACTCTCTTCTGTTTGTTGCTGGAGCCGTGACCGCCATGGGCGAGAGTCACGCTCATGGACTGCGCCTGCCAGACCTTTGGCTTGTACTATCCATGGCGGCTTTTTTAGGCAACGCTATTAACTTTCAAATTGGTCGTTTTATTGGCCCCAGAGTGTTTCATTGGGAAAAATCCCGTTGGTTTAATCCCCACCATATTGTTACAGCCCATGCTTTTTATGAAAAACATGGTGGCAAAACCGTGGTGATCTCTCGCTTCATTCCTTTACTGCGAACCTTCGCTCCTTTTGTGGCAGGAGTAGGAGACATGACCCATAGACATTTTTATTTATTTAATGCGATAGGAGCAGTAATGTGGGTGAGCTCATTGTTGCTGGCTGGTTATTATTTTGGCAATATCCCTTTTATCAAAGGACACCTAACATTGGTTATACTAGCCATTGTGGCAATTACTTTATTGCCAATTATTTGGGCAGGATTAAAGGCACGATTACACATTAAAAATAAGGTGTAGATTTTTTGTATTCATTTTTTTAGGCTTTGGTTATGGCACAAACAACTCTGACAGCACTCTCTCCTCTTGATGGACGTTATGCAACACAATGCGATCCATTACGTCCCTTTTTTAGTGAGTTTGGCTTAATTCGTTTTCGCGTTCAAATTGAAATTGATTGGCTTGTGGCGCTGTCCATGGAGCCTGCCATTAAAGAATTAAGCCCTTTTTCAGAGGACACACTCTTAGCCTTAGAGGCTATAGTGAAAAACTTTTCTGTGGCAGATGCGGAGCAGATTAAAGCCATTGAAGCGAGAACCAACCATGATGTGAAAGCCATGGAATATTGGCTCCGTGAGCGCTTAGCCAGTAACCCTGAGGTACTCTTGGCCATGGAGTTTATTCACTTTGCTTGTACCTCAGAGGATATTAATAATCTCTCCCATGCACTCATGTTGCAAGGGGTGAGGGAGCAGGTGTTGCTGCCCAAACTTAACGCAATATTAGATGTATTGATCCAGCGCGCTCACGACTATGCCAATCAGCCGATGCTCTCACGTACTCATGGGCAGACCGCTACTCCCACTTCAGTGGGTAAAGAGCTGGCTAATGTGGCCTATCGACTCAACAGACAGGTGCAGCAATTAAAACAGTTACCTATTTTGGCAAAAATTAATGGCGCAGTGGGTAATTATAGTGCCCATTATTCTGCTTACCCGCATTTTGATTGGCCTAAATTTAGTGAGCAATTTGTCACCAGTCATCAACTGACATTTAATCCTTACACCACGCAAATTGAACCCCACGATAATTTGGCTGAGTGGATGCATACTCTGATGCGTATTAATACCATCTTGATCGATTTTGATCGCGATATGTGGGGTTATATTTCCTTGGGATATTTCAAGCAAAAACCTAAAGAAGGAGAAGTGGGGTCCTCCACCATGCCTCATAAAGTGAATCCCATTGACTTTGAGAATTCAGAGGGAAATTTAGGGATAGCCAATGCTCTCATGGGACACCTCGCTGAAAAGCTTCCTATTTCTCGTTGGCAAAGGGATCTCACGGATTCCACGGTGCTCAGAAACCTAGGGGTGGGAATGGGTCACTCACTGCTTGCCTATGAAGCGCTATTGCGTGGTTTAAACAAAGTGGAGCTCGATCCTCAACGCCTTCAGGATGATCTGTTAAAAGCCTGGGAAGTGCTCGCAGAACCCATTCAAACGGTTATGCGTAAGGCTGGCGTCGACAATGCTTATGACAGGTTAAAAGAGTTAACCCGTGGGCGAAGCATTGACGCACAAATTATTCAGAACTTTATTCAAGACTTACCTCTCTCAAGCGAAGATAAAGCACATCTGTTAGCGATGACTCCTTTAAACTATTTAGGTAAAGCGGTAGAGTTAGCACAACAAATTTAATGATTAAAAGGATTGACTAGAGCAATGACTATGAAATTATATGGTTCAATAACAAGCCCTTACGTTCGAAAGGTACGAATTACCTTAATTGAAAAGAAAATCGACTTTCAACTTGAGCAAAGTTATCTCACTGGAACTCCTCCTATGATTGACGGAGTGAATCCCTTAGGTAAAGTGCCCGCTTTAGAACTGGTTGATGGAACACTGATTTTTGATTCTGCAGTGATTGTGGATTACCTTGAGGGATTAAATCCTGTGGGTCATTTAATTCCTGATGACCGTCATCAACGTATGTTAGTCAAACGCTGGGAGTCACTGGCTGATGGCATGTTAGATGCGGCAGTATTAGTGTTATTGGAGAGCCGTCGGGAGAACCCTGTGGAGCGCTCACAAGCTTGGATTGATAAGCAACAAGGTAAAGTGGATCGCACGATGGCGTATCTTGCTCAGCAACTTGCTGATCACAATTGGTGTCATGGTGATGGTTTCACTTTGGCTGATATTGCGGTGGGTACTGCTCTACTGTGGATCGAGTTTCGTTTTCCCAGCAATGACTGGCGTCAGCGCTATCCTAACTTAGATCGCCTTGCGCATAAATTAATGCAACGTGAATCATTTCAAGAGACTCTGCCACCTGGTTAATGAAAAAAAAGTGGGGGATCCCCCACTTTTCTGCGCTATTTCTGAAAGAGGGATACCCAGGTATCCTCTGAATTTTTTGACATAACAATAAACTTAGTTAATGATGCCGCCACCCAAACAGATTTCCTGCTCGTAGAGTACAGCAGATTGTCCTGGGGTAATGGCCCATTGGGGATCACTAAAAGTAAGGGTAAAACCCTCTTGCGAGGCCGTGAAGCGACAGTTAGCATCCTGCTGTCGATAGCGGGTTTTAGCGCTGAAAAGGGTATCATTGTTAGGTGGGGTACCGCTAACCCATGAGACATCTGCTGCATTCAGAGATCCTTTAAGCAATAAGGGGTGCTCATGGCCTTGCACTACGATAAGGGTATTGTGATTCATGATCTTATCTGCCACGAACCAAGGCTCTCCTGCGCCGCCGATCCCTAAGCCTTGTCGTTGGCCGAGGGTGTAGTACATTAAGCCTTGATGTTCTCCGACTATTTTCCCCTCTGGGGTCATCATGGGGCCAGGTTCTTTCGGTAAATAACGTTGCAAAAATTCACGAAAAGGGCGCTCACCAATAAAGCAAATACCCGTTGAATCTTTTTTGGTCGCAGTAGGTAATCCTGCTTTTTTAGCGATGAGCCGCACTTCACTTTTATGTAGCTCTCCCACAGGAAAGAGCGTGTTTTTTAATTGAGCTTGATTGAGGCGATATAAAAAATAACTCTGATCTTTGCTGGCATCAAGACCCTTGAGAAGCTGGAAATGTCCATTCATTTCTCTCACTCTTGCATAGTGACCTGTCGCGATATATTGAGCGCCCAGGGAGTAAGCATGATCTAAAAAGGCTTTAAATTTGATTTCCGAGTTACATAAAATGTCGGGATTAGGCGTTCGTCCAGCACGGTACTCTGTTAAGAAGTTGTGAAAGACTCGCTCACGGTATTCTTGAGAAAAATTTACCGCCTCAATGTCAATGCCTAATAGGTCAGCCACAGAGGCGGCATCAACGAGGTCTTCACGGGCATTACACTGTTCATCGTCTTCCCAATTTTTCATGAAAAGCCCGACCACTTCATAGCCCTGTTCTTTTAATAGCAGAGCAGTGACGGAGGAATCCACGCCACCTGACATGCCTACTACAACCCGTTTGGTCATGATGTTAGCAACAACGCTTATTGAGCGTGATGTGTGTGATGTTTATGATGCTTTTTGGTGGCTTTCTTAGCATGATGATGGACTTTCTTAGCCTTATGATGTTTTTTTGTTGAGGCAGAAGGGTTGTCCATAGGACTGTTGGCAGGTTGTGGCGCAGGAGAGGCCAGGGGCATTTGTTGCATGGGAGCGCTCGGTTGAACACTGGTAGGCTCAGCGGCTAGGGCAGTAAATGATAATCCGCTAATTATGATGGCGATGAGTGAACAGGTTCTCATGTATTCTCCTTTTTTAACTTAATTAAAAGATTGGGGTGTCACAAAGACACCCCATACTATGTTAACGCAAAGTGAACCAAAACAGGAATGCATTTAGTCGATATAGTCATAACCTGGTAGGGTTAAGAACTCTACAAAATGATCAGAGGTGGTTAACTCGTCAAACATTTTGGCGGCATCATCATACTTACCCTTGGCATATTGTGCGTCACCCAACTCTTCCTTGATTTTGGTGAGTTCTAAAGGAAGTAAATCGCGGAATAGTTCATTGGTGACTTTACGACCATCAGCTAAGACGCCATGGGGAGAGCGAATCCATTGCCAAATTTGTGCCCGAGAAATCTCTGCTGTGGCAGCGTCCTCCATCAGGTTATGAATCGGAACGCATCCCATACCAGCCAACCATGACCCTAAATACTGTAGGCCAATGTTGATATTCATACGTAAACCCTCTTCCGTAATTGGGCCGCGGGGTGCAAAGTTCAACAAATCCTCGGCAGTACTGTTCACATCCTCGCGTTGACGTGAGATTTGGTTAGGAGTTGTCATGTGTTGATTAAAGACTTCCATGGCAACCGGAACCAATCCAGGGTGTGCTACCCAGGTACCATCATAACCATCCGTTGCTTCCCGAGTTTTATCTTCACGAACCTTGGTGAGAGCAGCTTCATTTGCGGCTTCATTATTTTTAATGGGAATTTGTGCTGCCATACCACCCATTGCAAAAGCACCGCGTTTATGGCAGGTTTTAACTAATAGCAAGGCATAGGCACGCATGAAAGGGGAGGTCATGGTGACCAAATTACGATCCGCTAAAATAAAGTTGGGATCCTTACGGAATTTTTTAATACAACTGAAGATATAGTCCCAACGACCTGAGTTTAATCCGGCACTATGATCTTTTAATTCGTAAAGAATTTCATCCATTTCAAAGGTTGCTAGAACGGTTTCTATGAGTACCGTGGCTTTAATGGTACCAATTGGTAAACCCAAGGCATGTTGTGCTGCCACAAAAATATCGTTCCACAAACGAGCCTCAAGATGGCTTTCCATCTTAGGTAGGTAAAAATAGGGGCCGCTACCACGGGACAACAGATTTTTTGCGTTATGGAAAAAATACAAAGCAAAATCAAAGATCCCCCCTGAAATGGGTTTGCCATCGATTAAAATATGTTTTTCATTTAAATGCCAGCCACGGGGGCGCACGAAGAGAACCGCTGGCTGGTCATTGAGCTTATATTGTTTTCCCTCTGGACTCGTGAATTCAATAGTTCGGTTAATGGCATCACGGATATTAATTTGTCCGCGTACAGAGTTATCCCAAGTGGGAGTAGTGGAATCTTCGAAATCCGCCATAAATACTTTAGCGCCACAATTTAACGCATTGATCACCATTTTTCTGTCGGTAGGCCCCGTGATTTCTACTCGACGATCTTGGATATCAGCAGGACAGGGGGCTACTTTCCAATCCCCTGCCCGAATATGAGCGGTATCAGGATTAAAATCAGGGCGTATACCACGGTCAAACTCCTGTTGACGTTTTTCTCGTTGAGCGAGTAGTTCTTGACGACGTGGTTCAAATTGGCGGCTTAGGTTAGCCAAAAAAGCTAACGCTTCAGCGCTGAGAATAGACTCGAAATCAGGATGTATCGGTGCGGTAATACTCAGGCCTTGTGGCCAAAGGGATGTGTTCATAATAGCCTCATTTAAGAACGATAAGATCAAATAACAAATAAGTATAAGGTAAAGTGATAAGACAGGAAAGAAGCGAAAAAAATCCTACCTCAGGATCACCAAGGCAGGATTTCCTCCTACACACATCTACTCAGCGCATTAAATTAATGGAATTGTTCTTCTTCGGTAGAACCGCTTAGCGCTGTAGTAGAAGACTCCCCCCCCCTGTATTACTTGCGTTACTTCGTCAAAGTAACCGGTTCCCACTTCACGTTGGTGACGGGTTGCGGTATAACCAATTTTCTCTGCAGCAAACTCGGCTTCTTGGAGTTTGACGTAAGAGGTCATGCCGTCACGGGCATAGCCATGTGCTAAATCATACATGCCATAATTTAACGAATGGAAACCCGCCAAGGTGATAAATTGGAATTTGTAACCCATAGCGCCTAATTCACGTTGGAATTTAGCGATCGTTGCGTCATCCAAGTGTTTTTTCCAATTAAAGGACGGTGAACAGTTATAGGCTAACATTTTATTGGGGTAGACTTTGCGAATGGCTTCGGCGAACTGGCGGGCAAACTCTAAATCAGGTTTGCCGGTTTCACACCATACCATGTCAGCAACTTCTGCATAAGCTAGTCCGCGGGCAATGGACGCTTCAAGACCGTTACGAACTCGGTAAAAGCCCTCTGCCGTTCTCTCTCCGGTACAAAAGGGTTTGTCTCTTGGATCCACATCGGAAGTTAACAAGTTAGCTGCCTCAGCATCGGTTCTGGCTAAGAGTACTGTGGGAACTCCCATAATATCGGCTGCTAATCTGGCAGCTACCAGTTTTTGCACTGCCTCTTGAGTGGGTACCAGTACTTTACCTCCTAAGTGACCACATTTTTTAGCCGCTGCCAGTTGGTCCTCAAAGTGAACACCTGCTGCCCCCGCTTCAATCATGGCTTTCATTAATTCATGTGCATTTAAGACGCCACCAAACCCTGCTTCGGCGTCAGCCACGATGGGAACATACCAATCAATATTGTTATTGCCTTCAGCAAAGTGCAGTTGGTCGGCGCGACGCAGAGTATTGTTAATTCTTTTCACTACGGTGGGTACTGAGCTCACTGCGTAAAGGCTCTGATCAGGATACATTTGTAAGGAATCATTGGCATCCCCTGCCACTTGCCAGCCAGATAAGTAAATAGCCTTAAGCCCTGCCTTAACTTGTTGCATAGCTTGATTGCCTGTGAGGGCGCCCAAGGAGTTGATATAGGGTTCGGTGGTACACATTTGCCAAAGTTTTTCTGCACCACGGCGTGCTAGAGTGTGCTCAATCACGAGGCTACCCCGTAGACGAACTACATCCTCTGCGCTATAAGGGCGTTTAACGCCTTGCCAACGTGGGTTCTCGGCCCAATCTTTTTTCAGTTTTTGAATTTCTGCTTCAACGCTCATGTTTATTGCTCCCAAAGTATTTAGATTGACGGTTGTTCAAGTGGAGAGATGCTACATGCCACAATGCCATCTTCATCGGCTACTACCCAATTGCCTGGAGTAAATATGACGCCGGCAAAGTTAACTGGAATGGCGGCAGTGCCTTCCCCTTTTTTTATAGATTTGCGTGGGTGCGTCCCAATTGCTTGCAAACCAATGGGCATATTGGCAATGGCTTCAGAATCTCGTATACAGCCATACACAATAATGCCTGCCCAGCCCTGAGTGATGGCAAGTTCTGCCAATTGATCACCCACCAAGGCACAACGAAGGGATCCGCCTCCGTCAACCACTAGTACACGGCCATGGCCTGGGGTTTCCAAGGTGGCGCGTACGAGGGTATTGTCTTCGAACACTTTTACTGTCGCAATTTGACCGTGAAACGATGTTGAGCCACCGTAGTTATAAAACATAGGTTCAGCCACTAAAGCCCTTTCACCTAATTCGTCGCATAAATCAGCGGTACTGATCATTTCACTATCCTTGTACAATAGGGAAGGAAAAAATGTTAAATTTTTCCTTCCCGAAGTGGTTTGTAATATATATCATATATAAGACATAGGACACAAGTTTTTTTATTTTGGAGGATTATCTGTCATGTATCAGCATATTAAAATCCCAAGCGTTGGCGAAAAAATCACTGTTAAATCAGATGGTTCCTTAAATGTACCCGATCACCCTATTATTTCTTTCTTAGAAGGTGATGGCACCGGCGTCGATATTACCCCTGTGATGAAAGCGGTGGTTGATGCGGCGGTTGAGAAGAGTTACGGTGACAAAAGAAAGATAGCCTGGATGGAAGTTTATGCTGGCGAGAAGTCTGTTCGTATCTATGGCGATAATGTATGGCTCCCCGAAGAAACTTTAGAGGTGGTCAGGGATTATGTGGTCTCTATTAAAGGTCCTTTAACCACGCCAGTGGGCGGAGGAATTCGTTCTATTAATGTAGCCCTCAGGCAACAGTTGGATTTATATATTTGCTTACGTCCTGTGCGCTGGTTTACAGGGGTTCCAAGCCCGGTTAAAGAGCCCCATAAAACGGATATGGTAATTTTTAGGGAAAACTCTGAGGATATTTACGCGGGGATTGAGTGGGAAGCGAAATCACCTGAAGCCATTAAATTGATTGAGTTTCTACAAAAAGAAATGAAGGTCTCAGCGATCCGTTTCCCCGTGACTTCAGGGATTGGGATTAAACCTATCTCGCAAGAGGGAACAGAACGCATTATGCGTAAAGCGGTTCAGTATGCCATTGATAACCATCGTCGTTCGGTCACGATCGTGCATAAGGGTAATATCATGAAATATACTGAAGGCGCCTTTAAAAACTGGGCCTATGCTCTTTGTCAAAGAGAGTTTGGTGCTGAGTTACTAGACGGCGGTCCTTGGATGAAGTTACCTAACGGTGTAGTGATTAAAGATGTGATTGCTGATGCGTTTTTACAACAAATTTTATTGCGTCCTGATGAATATGATGTGATTACCACCATGAATCTGAATGGGGATTATATATCCGATGCCCTTGCAGCGCAGGTGGGAGGAATTGGGATTGCCCCCGGTGCTAATTTGTCTGACACCGTTGCCATGTTTGAGGCGACCCATGGCACTGCTCCTAAGTATGCCGGCAAAGACTACGTTAACCCAGGTTCTCTCATTTTGTCCGCAGAGATGATGCTACGTCATATGGGATGGGTTGAGGCGGCTGATTTGATTATTCATTCTATGGAGAAAACCATTGCTGCGAAAACCGTCACCTATGACTTTGCCCGTCAGATGGCGGGGGCCACGCAGTTATCCTGCTCCGGCTTTGGTCAGGCAATGATATCGCACATGTAGTC
This sequence is a window from Ferrovum sp. JA12. Protein-coding genes within it:
- a CDS encoding VTT domain-containing protein, producing the protein MITQLFSFITHLDSHLIDASSTYGAAVYGILFLIIFCETGLVIFPFLPGDSLLFVAGAVTAMGESHAHGLRLPDLWLVLSMAAFLGNAINFQIGRFIGPRVFHWEKSRWFNPHHIVTAHAFYEKHGGKTVVISRFIPLLRTFAPFVAGVGDMTHRHFYLFNAIGAVMWVSSLLLAGYYFGNIPFIKGHLTLVILAIVAITLLPIIWAGLKARLHIKNKV
- the purB gene encoding adenylosuccinate lyase, whose translation is MAQTTLTALSPLDGRYATQCDPLRPFFSEFGLIRFRVQIEIDWLVALSMEPAIKELSPFSEDTLLALEAIVKNFSVADAEQIKAIEARTNHDVKAMEYWLRERLASNPEVLLAMEFIHFACTSEDINNLSHALMLQGVREQVLLPKLNAILDVLIQRAHDYANQPMLSRTHGQTATPTSVGKELANVAYRLNRQVQQLKQLPILAKINGAVGNYSAHYSAYPHFDWPKFSEQFVTSHQLTFNPYTTQIEPHDNLAEWMHTLMRINTILIDFDRDMWGYISLGYFKQKPKEGEVGSSTMPHKVNPIDFENSEGNLGIANALMGHLAEKLPISRWQRDLTDSTVLRNLGVGMGHSLLAYEALLRGLNKVELDPQRLQDDLLKAWEVLAEPIQTVMRKAGVDNAYDRLKELTRGRSIDAQIIQNFIQDLPLSSEDKAHLLAMTPLNYLGKAVELAQQI
- a CDS encoding glutathione S-transferase family protein, which gives rise to MTMKLYGSITSPYVRKVRITLIEKKIDFQLEQSYLTGTPPMIDGVNPLGKVPALELVDGTLIFDSAVIVDYLEGLNPVGHLIPDDRHQRMLVKRWESLADGMLDAAVLVLLESRRENPVERSQAWIDKQQGKVDRTMAYLAQQLADHNWCHGDGFTLADIAVGTALLWIEFRFPSNDWRQRYPNLDRLAHKLMQRESFQETLPPG
- the mnmA gene encoding tRNA 2-thiouridine(34) synthase MnmA, producing MMTKRVVVGMSGGVDSSVTALLLKEQGYEVVGLFMKNWEDDEQCNAREDLVDAASVADLLGIDIEAVNFSQEYRERVFHNFLTEYRAGRTPNPDILCNSEIKFKAFLDHAYSLGAQYIATGHYARVREMNGHFQLLKGLDASKDQSYFLYRLNQAQLKNTLFPVGELHKSEVRLIAKKAGLPTATKKDSTGICFIGERPFREFLQRYLPKEPGPMMTPEGKIVGEHQGLMYYTLGQRQGLGIGGAGEPWFVADKIMNHNTLIVVQGHEHPLLLKGSLNAADVSWVSGTPPNNDTLFSAKTRYRQQDANCRFTASQEGFTLTFSDPQWAITPGQSAVLYEQEICLGGGIIN
- the aceB gene encoding malate synthase A, with product MNTSLWPQGLSITAPIHPDFESILSAEALAFLANLSRQFEPRRQELLAQREKRQQEFDRGIRPDFNPDTAHIRAGDWKVAPCPADIQDRRVEITGPTDRKMVINALNCGAKVFMADFEDSTTPTWDNSVRGQINIRDAINRTIEFTSPEGKQYKLNDQPAVLFVRPRGWHLNEKHILIDGKPISGGIFDFALYFFHNAKNLLSRGSGPYFYLPKMESHLEARLWNDIFVAAQHALGLPIGTIKATVLIETVLATFEMDEILYELKDHSAGLNSGRWDYIFSCIKKFRKDPNFILADRNLVTMTSPFMRAYALLLVKTCHKRGAFAMGGMAAQIPIKNNEAANEAALTKVREDKTREATDGYDGTWVAHPGLVPVAMEVFNQHMTTPNQISRQREDVNSTAEDLLNFAPRGPITEEGLRMNINIGLQYLGSWLAGMGCVPIHNLMEDAATAEISRAQIWQWIRSPHGVLADGRKVTNELFRDLLPLELTKIKEELGDAQYAKGKYDDAAKMFDELTTSDHFVEFLTLPGYDYID
- the rraA gene encoding ribonuclease E activity regulator RraA — protein: MISTADLCDELGERALVAEPMFYNYGGSTSFHGQIATVKVFEDNTLVRATLETPGHGRVLVVDGGGSLRCALVGDQLAELAITQGWAGIIVYGCIRDSEAIANMPIGLQAIGTHPRKSIKKGEGTAAIPVNFAGVIFTPGNWVVADEDGIVACSISPLEQPSI
- the icd gene encoding NADP-dependent isocitrate dehydrogenase, with protein sequence MYQHIKIPSVGEKITVKSDGSLNVPDHPIISFLEGDGTGVDITPVMKAVVDAAVEKSYGDKRKIAWMEVYAGEKSVRIYGDNVWLPEETLEVVRDYVVSIKGPLTTPVGGGIRSINVALRQQLDLYICLRPVRWFTGVPSPVKEPHKTDMVIFRENSEDIYAGIEWEAKSPEAIKLIEFLQKEMKVSAIRFPVTSGIGIKPISQEGTERIMRKAVQYAIDNHRRSVTIVHKGNIMKYTEGAFKNWAYALCQREFGAELLDGGPWMKLPNGVVIKDVIADAFLQQILLRPDEYDVITTMNLNGDYISDALAAQVGGIGIAPGANLSDTVAMFEATHGTAPKYAGKDYVNPGSLILSAEMMLRHMGWVEAADLIIHSMEKTIAAKTVTYDFARQMAGATQLSCSGFGQAMISHM